The Tenrec ecaudatus isolate mTenEca1 chromosome 14, mTenEca1.hap1, whole genome shotgun sequence genome contains a region encoding:
- the INSM2 gene encoding insulinoma-associated protein 2, giving the protein MPRGFLVKRTRRTGGSYRVRSAPRGSPLMGPQAAPLFPEEAPSASLPGAERAVSPVEGAPGRGLMTEASREPSGSPCGAAGVSPGSRGREGAEWRADASEGPGPSPSPTKPAGAELRRAFLERCLSSPVSAESFPGGAAAVAAFSCSVAPAAAPTSGEQFLLPFRAPFPEPTLQPDPAPLAAALQGLKRAAGSERRAKLPPGCPSGLAAAGVKKPKAMRKLSFADEVTTSPVLGLRIKEEEPGAPARGLGSSRTPLGEFICQLCKEPYADPFALAQHRCSRIVRVEYRCPECDKVFSCPANLASHRRWHKPRPAAANPAAASSADGKPPPSSSSSGPDAGPLASLLAEGKENGRAERTADQHPAARDSAGADQHQDSAPRPGLPGLPHPEPLRPQVSYAEGVLGRRGPGPGSASGGGGSDIFVCPYCHKKFRRQAYLRKHLGTHEPGSGRPLALGFGSDRGAALAFACPLCGAHFPSADVRDKHRLWHAVREELLLPALAGAPPEAPSPGGTADGAAQQIFSCKHCPSTFFSSPGLTRHINKCHPSESRQVLLLQMPLRPGC; this is encoded by the coding sequence ATGCCCAGGGGCTTCCTGGTGAAGCGAACCAGACGCACGGGCGGCTCGTACCGAGTGCGCTCGGCCCCGCGAGGCTCGCCCCTGATGGGGCCCCAGGCGGCGCCGCTCTTCCCCGAGGAGGCTCCGAGCGCCTCCTTACCCGGTGCTGAGCGGGCGGTGTCCCCCGTGGAGGGAGCGCCGGGAAGGGGGCTGATGACAGAGGCGTCCCGGGAACCGTCGGGGTCGCCCTGTGGGGCGGCTGGGGTGAGCCCGGGGTCGCGCGGACGGGAAGGCGCGGAGTGGCGGGCGGACGCCAGCGAGGGCCccgggcccagccccagccccacgaAACCGGCGGGCGCCGAGCTGCGCCGGGCGTTCCTGGAGCGCTGCCTCAGCTCCCCGGTTTCCGCAGAGTCCTTCCCCGGGGGCGCCGCCGCCGTGGCCGCCTTTTCCTGCTCCGTGGCGCCAGCAGCCGCCCCCACCTCGGGGGAGCAGTTCCTGCTGCCGTTCCGGGCGCCGTTCCCGGAGCCCACTCTGCAGCCGGACCCCGCGCCCCTCGCGGCCGCCCTGCAGGGCCTGAAGCGGGCGGCCGGCAGCGAGCGCCGCGCCAAGTTGCCTCCGGGCTGCCCGTCGGGATTGGCGGCCGCGGGCGTCAAGAAGCCCAAGGCGATGCGGAAGTTGAGCTTCGCGGACGAGGTGACCACGTCCCCCGTGCTGGGTCTGAGGATCAAAGAGGAGGAGCCCGGAGCGCCGGCGCGGGGCCTGGGGAGTAGCCGCACGCCGCTGGGGGAGTTCATCTGCCAGCTGTGCAAGGAGCCGTACGCGGACCCCTTCGCGCTGGCGCAGCACCGCTGCTCCCGCATCGTGCGCGTCGAGTACCGCTGCCCCGAGTGCGACAAGGTCTTCAGCTGCCCCGCGAACCTCGCCTCCCATCGCCGCTGGCACAAGCCGCGTCCGGCGGCCGCCAACCCCGCCGCGGCCTCCTCCGCCGACGGGAAGCCGCCGCCTTCGTCGTCTTCGTCGGGCCCGGACGCCGGGCCCCTGGCCTCTCTGCTGGCGGAGGGGAAGGAGAACGGCCGCGCCGAGCGGACTGCGGATCAGCACCCGGCGGCCAGGGACAGCGCCGGCGCGGATCAGCACCAGGACAGCGCCCCGCGCCCCGGCCTCCCGGGGCTGCCGCACCCCGAGCCGCTGCGGCCGCAGGTCTCCTACGCCGAGGGCGTGTTGGGCCGCCGCGGGCCAGGGCCGGGCAGTGCCAGCGGGGGCGGGGGCTCCGACATCTTCGTGTGCCCCTACTGCCACAAAAAGTTCCGGCGCCAAGCCTATCTGCGCAAGCACCTGGGCACTCACGAGCCGGGCTCGGGCCGGCCGCTGGCGCTGGGCTTCGGCTCGGATCGCGGCGCGGCGCTGGCCTTCGCTTGCCCGCTGTGCGGGGCGCACTTCCCGTCGGCAGACGTGCGGGACAAGCACCGGCTGTGGCACGCCGTCCGCGAGGAGCTGCTCCTGCCGGCCCTGGCGGGGGCGCCCCCCGAGGCGCCCAGCCCTGGCGGGACCGCCGATGGGGCTGCGCAGCAGATCTTCTCGTGCAAGCACTGCCCGTCCACCTTTTTCAGCTCCCCCGGGCTGACCCGGCACATCAATAAGTGCCATCCCTCCGAGAGTCGGCAGGTCCTGCTGCTGCAGATGCCGCTGCGGCCCGGCTGCTGA